Part of the Acidobacteriota bacterium genome is shown below.
TCGTCTGGGCCCACTTCACGGGGGCCGTCACCTGCTCGACCAGCAATTCTCGAACGGTCCGGCCGTTGACAACAGCGCGGGCGGTCACGTTGGCCACCACCGGAGTTTCGGGAGCCTCGATCGACACCGAAGCCAGATACTCACGCAAACCGGACCTTGCCGGTTCCATTAGTGGTGAATGAAAGGCCCCGCCGACCTCGAGCATGATGGCACGCTTGGCCCCGGCCTGCCGCGCCAGTTCCACGGCGTGTTCGACCGCCGCTACCGACCCCGACACGACCACCTGCGTGGTCGAGTTGAAGTTGGCGGGAACCACCACCCCCGTAACCGACGCCTGCCGGCAGATGTCTTCCACCGCCTCAGTGCTCAGCCCCATGGTCGCAGCCATGGTACCGGGGTTGAGGACACATGCCTCCTCCATCAGCGCCGCCCGCCGGACAACGGCCTTGATCGCGTCCGGAAACGTCAGCGACCCGCTGACGGCCAGGGCCGCATACTCCCCGAGGGAGTGCCCGGCCGCGTAATCAAAGTCCGCCAGGTCGTCCCTTATCAGGGTTAATACCGCCAGCGAATGCAGAAGGATGGCCGGTTGCGTGAAACGCGTGCGCCTGAGGCGGTCGGACGGTCCCTCAAACGACAGCCTGGCTATATCCTCGCCGAGTTCATCGCTTGCCAGGTCGTACAGCGTTCGCACCTCGGCGGAGGCATCGTAAAGTTCCTTGCCCATCCCTACATATTGGGAGGCCTGGCCGGGAAACAAGAGTGTTGTCTTACTCACGCCGCTACCGCCTTTTCCCCTGCATGGCGCAGGTGTTGGAGGGCAACCGGTAGCCGGGAGTAACGGTCCCGCAGATGAGCATCTGCACTTCCTCGCCGTTACATCTGGCCATCGCCAGGGCCCCCTTGCACGCCTGCACGGCCATGTCGGAGTTCATGATTTTTGCGCTTGCCACTCTATGCCCTCTGGTACCCGTGCGACTGATTATCCACTTGTCGGAGGTATTCACTATTTTCTCGAGGTCGATGTTAGTGATCCGATCCGGCGGAACATATGATCCGGTTTCCGAGATTCTGGCCCTTACTTTTCGCCCCATCATTCTTCCCAAAGTGGTTGGTTATCAACTCATCATGGATGCGCTCAGTGATCTTCTTGGTCGCCATCTCGTGCGCCACCACGATCGCCCGTGTTATCGCTTTAACGTTGGAAGACCCGTGGCAAATGATGACGATTCCGTTGACCCCGAGGAGGGGAGCCCCGCCGTATTCAGCGTAGTCAAAGGTGCTGCGCATGCGGCGCATGAACGGCAGCATCAGCATCACGGCAACGCGGGAAAAGACGTTGGTCTGAATCTGCCGGTTCAACGCCTTGACAAGCAGCGGCTGCACCGACTCGGCGAACTTCAGGAGAATGTTGCCGGTGAACCCATCCGTGACCGCAACGTCAACCGTGCCGGAGAGTATGTCACGTCCCTCTATATTGCCGACGAAATTGATCTTGGAACTCTTGAGTAACTTCTGCGCGCTGAATATGAGCTCGTTGCCCTTGCTCCGTTCCTCGCCGATCGATATCAGGCCCACCCGGGGGGCCTCGTGATCAAAGACCACCGAAGAGTAAACCGATCCCATCACCGCGAACTGTGAAAGGTGATTCGGCCTGCAGTCGGCGTTGGCGCCGACGTCGAGAACGACGGTGGGACGGCCGGTGCTGGTCGGGAATACGGTCGTGATCGCCGGCCGGCTGACGCCTTCGATGCGACCCAGGGTCACCAGAGCCGTGGCCATGACCGCACCCGTGTTCCCCGGCGACACAAACGCCACCGCCTTCCCGTCCTTGACGAGACGAAGTCCGATGGCCACGGAACTGCCCCGCTCCCGCACCCCGTCGGTGGCCGACATGTGCATTGGAATGATCTTCTCGGCATGGCGCACGGAAACATTTCCGGGCACGCCGGGAATCCGGCCCAGCACGCCGCGAATACCGTCCTCCTGCCCGACCAGTATGACGTGGAGAGGCTCGCCGATCTTGCGGGCGGCTTCCACGCCGCCGCGCACGACCATATCCGGGCCGCAATCCGATCCCATGACGTCAAGCGCGATCGTTTGTTTCAGGTCCGGTGCCATGTGGTTACTTTCGCCGTAACGCCGATCGGGGATCAGACTTCCTTGATCGAGATCACCTGCCGGCCGCGGTAAAAGCCGCAATGCGGGCATATGTGATGCGGCAGGCGGGATTGATGACAGTTGGGACACTCGCCCACGTTGGGAGCCGACACCTTCCAATTGGTGCGGCGCTTACGTCCGCGCGTTCTCGAATGTCTGCGTTTGGGTAAAGGCATCTGCGGCTCCTATTCTGAAGTTAGCGTCGCTGGTCGGAGAGTTTCTTAAGGCCGTCCCAGCGAGGGTCAGCAGTCTCGGCTTTGCAGTCGCACGTTTGTTCGTTCAGGTTGACGCCGCACGTAGGGCAGATGCCGCGGCAGTCTTCCCTGCAAAGAGGCTTCATCGACAACGAGAGCAGCAGCGCCTGCCTCACCGGTTCCGAGACATCCGCCAGCAGTTCGCTTCCCTGAAGATACACGTACATCTCGTAATCAGATCCGTCCCTGCCGCGGGATGTTACCTGATCGACGCCACACACGACGAAATCGGTCGACTGGGCGACCGATTGCTCAAATTCGACCAGGCAGCGCGAACACGTAACCATGTAAGTGGCCGTAGTCTCGCCCTGGCAGAAAAACTCGTCACCCGACTGCTGTATAGCCAACTCGAGCCTGACCTCGCCGACCGCTGTCACGCCGTCGGCAAACGGTTTGAACCGGCCGGGCCCGACTGTCAACGTAGTGCATACGGGGAATTCTTTAAACTCCCGCAAGTCCAATATCATAGCGTCCGAACCTACCTAAAATGCACCCGAAAGTCAAGGCCTAAACTGAACGTCAAACCCCAACGCTGTCTTGGCGTTACGCGAATCCAGGCCGCCCCGACAAGCAGCCACGGGAAACCGGACTGCACGCGACCTTCCCGGCCATAGGTTTAACACCGCCGTGTTAGGTTGATACCACTAAAATCGTGCAGATGTTCCCGGGCGGGTGCAGAGATTAAGTCGAGCCCTTCCGGCTTGCTTCCTCGAATATCCTGATGCGATTGGTCGCACGTGCCAGAGCAGCCAGAGTCACGGCGATGTCCACGTCGGACTCCCCCCGGCGAGCAGCTGACAGGCTTTGTCTGGCTCGCTCACGAGCCGTACGGGCGCGTTCAATGTCGATATCCTGCGCCCGCTCGACGGCGTCAGCCAGAAGTGTCGCCACGTTGTTCGAAACTTCGAGAAACCCGTTCGTCACCGCCATGATGTGCAGCCGTTCGTCGGTATCGCGAAAGCGGATCCTCCCCGGTTTGAGGGACGTTATCAGGGGGGCGTGCTGCGAAAGGACGCCCAGATACCCCTCGGCTCCGGGCACCGTGAGCGACCGGATGTCAAGCTCACAAATCACCTTTTCCGGTGTGACGATCGTCAGGTGAAACATCGCGCTCAACTCTTGGTCTTGTCGTAGTTGGCCAGGACCTCTTCGACCCCGCCGACCATGTAGAAGCACTGCTCGGGGATATCGTCGAGTTTGCCGGAGATCAGTTCATCGAAGCCCTTCACGGTCTCCTCAACCCTGACGTACGTGCCCGGTTTGCCGGTGAACTGCTCGGCCACGAACATCGGCTGGGAGAGGAACCGCTGGACCTTTCGCGCCCGCTGGACTGTCAGCCTGTCCTCCTCGGACAGCTCGTCTATACCCAGGATCGCGATAATATCCTGCAGGTCTTTATACCGCTGGAGGATCACCTGCACTTCGCGAGCCACCCGGTAGTGATTCTCGCCCACGATGTTCGGGTCAAGAATACGCGAAGTGGAATCCAGTGGGTCGACGGCCGGGTACAGGCCGAGCTCGAAAATCGGGCGCGACAGTACCGTCGTGGCGTCAAGATGGGAGAAGGTCGTAGCCGGGGCCGGGTCGGTCAGGTCGTCGGCGGGCACGTAGATCGCCTGGACGGAGGTTATGGAACCCGCGCGGGTCGACGTAATCCGCTCCTGCAACGCCCCCATCTCCGTACCCAGCGTGGGCTGGTAGCCGACCGCCGACGGCATGCGGCCAAGCAACGCCGATACCTCCGAGCCGGCCTGGACAAACCGGAAGATGTTATCGATAAACACCAGCATGTCCTGATTCTCTTCATCGCGAAAGTACTCGGCCATCGTCAGGCCGGCCAGGCCGACCCGAAGGCGTGCACCCGGAGGCTCGTTCATCTGTCCGAACACCATGGCCGTCTTCTTGATCACGCCCGATTCCGTCATCTCCAGCCACAGGTCGTTACCCTCACGGGTGCGCTCGCCCACGCCGCAAAAGATCGAGTAGCCGCCGTGCTCGGTGGCAATGTTGTGAATCAGTTCCTGGATAATGACCGTCTTGCCGACGCCGGCGCCGCCGAACAGGCCGACCTTTCCACCCTTGGAGTAAGGCTCCAGCAGGTCGATCACCTTGATCCCGGTTTCGAACATCTCCACGGTCGTCACCTGGTCCTCGAACGACGGCGCCGCCCGGTGGATCGGCAGGCGCATGGTATCGGGCGGGATCGGCCCTTTTTCGTCGATGGTCTCTCCCAACAGGTTGAAAACACGCCCGAGTGTTACTTTGCCCACGGGCACGCTTATGGGACCGCCCGTATCGACCGCCTCCATGCCGCGCACCAGCCCGTCGGTTGAAGCAAGGGCCACGCAGCGAACGGTGTTGTCGCCGATGTGCAAGGCGACCTCCACCGTCAGGTCAATGTCCCCGTCCTTATCCGTGATCTTTACGGCGTTCAGGAGGTCCGGCAGCGACTCCGACGGAAACTCGCAGTCCACCGTAGCCCCGATCACCTGAACAACCTTGCCGACGTTCTCTGCCATTAGCTACTCCCGTATCGCAAAAACGTGATTATCATATGCATCAGCCCTTCAGCGCCTCGGCTCCACTGACAATCTCCAGCAGCTCCTTGGTGATCTGTGTCTGGCGCGCCTTGTTGTAGTCCAGAGTCAACGAATCGACCAGTTCGCCAGCGTTTCTCGTCGCGTTACCCATAGCCATCATGCGGCTGCTGTGCTCGCTGGCAAACGACTCCGCAAGCACCGTCATCAGCTTCGTCTGCGCATAGCCGGGCATCAGGGCTGCGTAGATCTCTTCGGCCGACGGCTCGAAGATATAGTCGAGAGTGCCTCCGCCCTCACCCACGCGGGGCCGGGGAACCGGCAGATACCGCTCGACCTCGACACGGTACCGCACGGTTGACAGAAACCGCGTGAAGACAATGCTGATTTCATCCGTCTGGCCCGACATAAATCGGTCCGTCAGAAGGGATACCGCCTGCCTGGCCAGTTCGTAATCGGGCTGGCCGCCCCAGTCGCCGTAGTACTTCACGACCGGCTGCCAGCGCCGCCGGTAGTAGTCACGAGCGCGCTTTCCTATTACCACAAGCTCCACCTCGACGCCGGTGGTCTCTCGCAGCCACCGGTCAGCTTTCCGGTGGACGTTGGCGTTGAACGAACCGCACAAACCGCGATCGGAGGAGACAACCACAAGGGTCTTCTTCTTCGGCTCCCGCACCTCGAAGAACGGATGGACAATCTCGGTGGTCGCGGCCGCCGCCAGATGAGAAAGCATCTCGTCCATTTTCCTGGCGTACGGCTTGGC
Proteins encoded:
- the plsX gene encoding phosphate acyltransferase PlsX, with translation MAPDLKQTIALDVMGSDCGPDMVVRGGVEAARKIGEPLHVILVGQEDGIRGVLGRIPGVPGNVSVRHAEKIIPMHMSATDGVRERGSSVAIGLRLVKDGKAVAFVSPGNTGAVMATALVTLGRIEGVSRPAITTVFPTSTGRPTVVLDVGANADCRPNHLSQFAVMGSVYSSVVFDHEAPRVGLISIGEERSKGNELIFSAQKLLKSSKINFVGNIEGRDILSGTVDVAVTDGFTGNILLKFAESVQPLLVKALNRQIQTNVFSRVAVMLMLPFMRRMRSTFDYAEYGGAPLLGVNGIVIICHGSSNVKAITRAIVVAHEMATKKITERIHDELITNHFGKNDGAKSKGQNLGNRIICSAGSDH
- the atpC gene encoding ATP synthase F1 subunit epsilon, which produces MFHLTIVTPEKVICELDIRSLTVPGAEGYLGVLSQHAPLITSLKPGRIRFRDTDERLHIMAVTNGFLEVSNNVATLLADAVERAQDIDIERARTARERARQSLSAARRGESDVDIAVTLAALARATNRIRIFEEASRKGST
- the atpD gene encoding F0F1 ATP synthase subunit beta, with the translated sequence MAENVGKVVQVIGATVDCEFPSESLPDLLNAVKITDKDGDIDLTVEVALHIGDNTVRCVALASTDGLVRGMEAVDTGGPISVPVGKVTLGRVFNLLGETIDEKGPIPPDTMRLPIHRAAPSFEDQVTTVEMFETGIKVIDLLEPYSKGGKVGLFGGAGVGKTVIIQELIHNIATEHGGYSIFCGVGERTREGNDLWLEMTESGVIKKTAMVFGQMNEPPGARLRVGLAGLTMAEYFRDEENQDMLVFIDNIFRFVQAGSEVSALLGRMPSAVGYQPTLGTEMGALQERITSTRAGSITSVQAIYVPADDLTDPAPATTFSHLDATTVLSRPIFELGLYPAVDPLDSTSRILDPNIVGENHYRVAREVQVILQRYKDLQDIIAILGIDELSEEDRLTVQRARKVQRFLSQPMFVAEQFTGKPGTYVRVEETVKGFDELISGKLDDIPEQCFYMVGGVEEVLANYDKTKS
- a CDS encoding DUF177 domain-containing protein, with product MILDLREFKEFPVCTTLTVGPGRFKPFADGVTAVGEVRLELAIQQSGDEFFCQGETTATYMVTCSRCLVEFEQSVAQSTDFVVCGVDQVTSRGRDGSDYEMYVYLQGSELLADVSEPVRQALLLSLSMKPLCREDCRGICPTCGVNLNEQTCDCKAETADPRWDGLKKLSDQRR
- the fabD gene encoding ACP S-malonyltransferase, with amino-acid sequence MSKTTLLFPGQASQYVGMGKELYDASAEVRTLYDLASDELGEDIARLSFEGPSDRLRRTRFTQPAILLHSLAVLTLIRDDLADFDYAAGHSLGEYAALAVSGSLTFPDAIKAVVRRAALMEEACVLNPGTMAATMGLSTEAVEDICRQASVTGVVVPANFNSTTQVVVSGSVAAVEHAVELARQAGAKRAIMLEVGGAFHSPLMEPARSGLREYLASVSIEAPETPVVANVTARAVVNGRTVRELLVEQVTAPVKWAQTMAFLKAQGVTHVIEIGPGKVLSGLARREMRPEQVLNLDTLQDIKAFASVAV
- the rpmF gene encoding 50S ribosomal protein L32 — encoded protein: MPLPKRRHSRTRGRKRRTNWKVSAPNVGECPNCHQSRLPHHICPHCGFYRGRQVISIKEV
- the atpG gene encoding ATP synthase F1 subunit gamma; protein product: MATLRVVRKRIRTVRSTERITKAMEMVAAAKLRRAMQRVEQAKPYARKMDEMLSHLAAAATTEIVHPFFEVREPKKKTLVVVSSDRGLCGSFNANVHRKADRWLRETTGVEVELVVIGKRARDYYRRRWQPVVKYYGDWGGQPDYELARQAVSLLTDRFMSGQTDEISIVFTRFLSTVRYRVEVERYLPVPRPRVGEGGGTLDYIFEPSAEEIYAALMPGYAQTKLMTVLAESFASEHSSRMMAMGNATRNAGELVDSLTLDYNKARQTQITKELLEIVSGAEALKG